AGAATCAGCACACAGACTTCTCGAAGAAGCCCGTATCGCTGAGGATGCGGGTGCGTTCTCTCTGCTGCTTGAGGCCATCCCCATGGGGCTCGCAAAGAAAATCACTGAGGAACTCTCAATCCCCACAATCGGCATCGGAGCCGGTCCCCACTGTGACGGACAGGTGCTCGTGCTGCACGACGTTATCGGTCTCTTTGAGCGATTCCTCCCGAAATTCGCAAAGAGATATACGAGTCTGAAGGATGAGGCACTCAAGGCAATCGAATTATACAGAAAGGAAGTCGAAGACGGGGTTTTCCCTTCGCAAGATCAGAGTTTCAAATGAGCGATGAGCTAGTGTCAAAAAATATTAGTGAGGAAACGGATTTAAAAGTTAAAACAGGGGATACGGTCAGGATACACTTCACTTGCACCCTTGAGGATGGGACCATAATTGACTCTTCCGTTAATAAGGAGCCTCTTGAGTTCACTCTGGGGAAAGGGGAGGTTCTTTTTCCGGGATTGGAAGATGCTGTCATTGGAATGTATCGTGGAGAGTCTAAATCTATCACAATACCCGCTGAAAAAGCATACGGCGTCCATCTCCCTGAAAAGATTTTTACTATAAGCCGGACCCAGTTTCCACCTACTCTGGAACCGGTCATCGGAATGAAATTTGAGATACAACAAACAGATGGTAAGATGACTGTTGTTAGGGTAACAGATGTTCAAGAATCCTGTGTAACCCTGGATACAAATCATCCTTTGGCAGGAAAAGACCTCTTCTTTGAAATTCAATTACTCGATCAAGATATTACTGATATGTCAAAGGCACATGAACTGTATCAGCAGGGAACTGCTTATCAGGATAGGGGACAACTGGATGAGGCTATATCCTGTTATCAGAAGGCTGTCAAACTCGATCCTAAATTGTTTAAAGCATTTTATAATCTAGGGGTTGCTTTTCAGAATAAGGGAAACATTGATACCTCTATTCTTTATTATGAAATCGCTTTAGGACTGAATCCTGAATTTCTTGAAGCATATCATAATCTTGGGATTGCATACAAAGATAAAGGGCAATTTGATGATGCAATTATGTGCTTTCTTAGGGCAATACAGATCAAAGCGGATCACGTCGGAGCGTATTATAATTTAGGGAATACACTTGTCGCTAATGGTCGATACAACGAGGCATTGCAGATATATAAGAAAGTGCTCGATATAAAACCGGATTATCCTGATGCTCATTTAGCTATAAGTATGCTTAATTTAAGATTGGGAAACTTTCAAGACGGCTGGAAAGGATATGAATATCGATGGAAATTAGAAGAGAATTTGAACAGGCGCGAGTACTCTAAGCCCTTATGGGATGGTTCCGACCTGCAGGGGAAATCAATCCTGCTGTCAGCTGAGCAGGGTTTCGGAGATACTATCCAGTTTATCCGTTACGTCCCTCTCTTAGCTCAGCGGGGATCAAAAATAATCGTTGAGTGCCAGAAGGAATTATCCTCTCTGATCAGAAATATCAAAGGGGTCCATACAGTCGTTTCAAGGGGAGAACAGATTCCTGAATATGACGTCTATTGCCCTCTCCTGAGTCTGCCCCTCATGATAGGAACAACATTGCAGAATATCCCTGCCAACATCCCTTATATCAGTGTCGGACCTGAATTGAAAACAAAATGGGCCGGAAAAATCAGCCGTTTCAGTCATACTATGAAAATTGGGCTGGTATGGGCAGGACACCCGAAGCCAAAATTCGGCCATACCCGTTCTTGTCCGTTGAACCTGTTCTTCCCTTTAAGGGAATTCGAAAAAATCACCGTCTTTAGTTTACAGATGAATAACGATCCTCATCGTGAACACACGCTGGAAAAAGATCTGCCAATAATAGATTTCACTGGTGAAATAAAGGACTTCCACGATACTGCAGCTTTCATCGAAAATCTCGATTTAATTATCTCAGTTGACACGGCAGTTGCCCATTTGGCAGGTGCCCTTGGCAGGCCAGTCTGGACTTTGCTTCCTTTTGTTGCAGACTGGCGCTGGCTTGAAAACCGCGAGGACAGTCCCTGGTATCCGACTATGAGACTTTTCCGACAACCAGCTATTGGAGACTGGGAATCAGTTATCGATCGCATTTTCGACAGTTTAAAGGTCTTTCTTCGTAATTAATATTACTTCTCTATTATTCCGGATATTCATAAATTCTAATGAAAAATATATCCAATAATACTAAGAGTTTTAATATTATAGAGATCGAAATAACAAGAACACGAAGAAAATTTATATTGGCGTTTAATTTTTTATTGATAGGATGCTATGATATATAGCACATCCGCTTACTATCGAAAAGCCGGACTCGGAATATATATATTTATTTATGAAAAGGAGAAGACATGGCTGTTGCAGATTTTGGTAGAACAGTAAAAGTACACTATACTGTGAAGCTTGAGGATGGCACCGTTGTTGAC
The Nitrospirota bacterium genome window above contains:
- a CDS encoding tetratricopeptide repeat protein, translating into MSDELVSKNISEETDLKVKTGDTVRIHFTCTLEDGTIIDSSVNKEPLEFTLGKGEVLFPGLEDAVIGMYRGESKSITIPAEKAYGVHLPEKIFTISRTQFPPTLEPVIGMKFEIQQTDGKMTVVRVTDVQESCVTLDTNHPLAGKDLFFEIQLLDQDITDMSKAHELYQQGTAYQDRGQLDEAISCYQKAVKLDPKLFKAFYNLGVAFQNKGNIDTSILYYEIALGLNPEFLEAYHNLGIAYKDKGQFDDAIMCFLRAIQIKADHVGAYYNLGNTLVANGRYNEALQIYKKVLDIKPDYPDAHLAISMLNLRLGNFQDGWKGYEYRWKLEENLNRREYSKPLWDGSDLQGKSILLSAEQGFGDTIQFIRYVPLLAQRGSKIIVECQKELSSLIRNIKGVHTVVSRGEQIPEYDVYCPLLSLPLMIGTTLQNIPANIPYISVGPELKTKWAGKISRFSHTMKIGLVWAGHPKPKFGHTRSCPLNLFFPLREFEKITVFSLQMNNDPHREHTLEKDLPIIDFTGEIKDFHDTAAFIENLDLIISVDTAVAHLAGALGRPVWTLLPFVADWRWLENREDSPWYPTMRLFRQPAIGDWESVIDRIFDSLKVFLRN